The Rhododendron vialii isolate Sample 1 chromosome 1a, ASM3025357v1 region GGCTGTACTTGGACGAGTTGCGTCCTGATCAGGTATCCATGCTTCCTTTCATGTTCCCAGCACATTTCCATTGAATGATTTCCTGACGCATGCTTCCCGTTGCAGGTACATTGGCGCATCTGGGATCACTTTGAAGTTCCATATGTGGCccagagcagggtggtgacgAGAGGGAGGGTGCTGCTTGAGTCCCCTTACGGTTGGgagtggtacctgggtgaccgggtatCACGTCAATCATTAAGGCTGGACGCTTTTCGAGTCCCTAGGCCACTTCCTCCTTCTATTTAGAGAACGAACCAGTGCACGTTGGAGAAGGTTGAGCGATTCACACGGCCGAATCTCGAGTTGGAGCCATTCTTCCCGGCAGACACTGACTATGCTAAATACCGTGCTTAGTACTTGATGCGGAGTTTCAGAATACGTGCTGCTATGGAGGCGGAACGGCAGGCGCGAGGTGGTAGAGGTGGTAGGAGAGGCAGAGGGGGAAGAAGAGGAGATGGAGGAAGAGGTGGTGGAGGCCGTGGTGATGGCGCGGGTCAGAGCGGGCTAGGTTGCCTGCACTCTCCTAGACAGTGGACGTGGTGACCGCTCAGGGAGTCCCTGGCCTGGTAGAGGTACCACGTCCTACGGTCGTGCCTCAAGAGTTCCTTGTTGAGGTATGAGATGCTTTTATTTATGAATGTGCTATTGTTGCTACCCATTCTCATTACCCCTTTTATTGCGCAAGTGACCTCAGAGTACGCTAGGGAGATGGCGGCGGCCATGATGGGCCTGGAACAACTTGTGCGGCAATATGCCATGGGCCACTCCCCACCGGTACTGACTCGCGTTGGAGGGACAATGGTAAACCCTTAAATCTTAGTCACTTTCCATTACCCTTACTCATGATTATGATGTGAATGCTATATGAATGCTATTGCAGGCTAGAGGAGGAGCTGCTCAAGGGCTATGCAGGAAATCCGTTCACATGCCTGTGCAACAGGCTTCTTCCGCTGGCTCTCGAGAGGAGCATCCATCGAAGAGACAACGACACTCTGGTGGCACCGAGGAGGAGCCTGTTACCGTTTCAGACGAGACCAAGGAGCCTATAGACACTGATCTGGAGGACACCTCCGGTAGTACCGTGCCCCGGGTGACTCGCACTCAGGAGTTTGTCAGCTCCGAGGCAGAAAAGGAGGTTTCTGAGGAGGATGAAGAGGAGTGTGAGGGCAGAGATGAGGATGAGGACTGAGtttcctcttttgcttttgtcttttgatggAGCCTGCGTGCTTCCTTTTGTAGGGTGCCTGTTTACCCTTGGTAGATTAGATTTTGAGcattgtgggcatgcgtgcccttcggaattttcggattccgagacgcgaggggcCCAGGTCGAGGGAGCACGAgtggggaagcaagcgctcgcaaaatatcaaagtcgccactcgggtttgaaggtccgacacccaaggaaccgtattttgaagcacttgtcgcgctgtttgatttgaaaaagtttaaggaaccagtccgtcataaccatatctgggttcgggagccggGTTActagaggggaagggttttacggcacccctctcgcccaatccggagatcgatctttacttaggcatttgcgaaaatgtttgttttgcgattctgtttgattaatcaatttttagccaattagggcgggggaacagttaatcggggattaaaactgtaacaatttgcaggatgtgataagatatggcatggattagtgagatgacacataataaatggaataaagttcaaaacatcgatcatacatccaAGCAGCGCTGTGtctgattttggcacgaacaaacagccagcttgcatgcgtgaatccatctacatgcaagccaaccgtcgcgcgacactcccatacactcgcgcgagtctTGATGTTCCACCaatgttttggattttacccccttctgggctctggaaggaccagtgctcacccaggtgcaaaccaaacagtttataagtacttgaaagtaaacaatattacagcaagcagatggaaatattatgaaaacacgacccctaaacagtgggggtatctaaatagaggccaaggccaagctgctcatgcaagggcagtccctggaaattaaagaaccctcgcgcgacagtgtgatacaggcgcgcgattgttcagactggacttccaggaattgctttgcacacttagggctctgagacatattcaagagcatcccaagagcattccaaaccaagaggagcTATAAACATAGGCTAAACGATGATTTTTgacatgcaaaacagtgaactgataccttttaaaagacttaaaaatgactatgaacacaacaataaacttaaagac contains the following coding sequences:
- the LOC131330206 gene encoding U3 small nucleolar RNA-associated protein 25-like → MRSFRIRAAMEAERQARGGRGGRRGRGGRRGDGGRGGGGRGDGAVTSEYAREMAAAMMGLEQLVRQYAMGHSPPVLTRVGGTMARGGAAQGLCRKSVHMPVQQASSAGSREEHPSKRQRHSGGTEEEPVTVSDETKEPIDTDLEDTSGSTVPRVTRTQEFVSSEAEKEVSEEDEEECEGRDEDED